One window from the genome of Candidatus Methylomirabilota bacterium encodes:
- a CDS encoding aminotransferase class I/II-fold pyridoxal phosphate-dependent enzyme yields MDVFEKCHRYTDAKQVMAAGLYPYFQPIRSAQDPEVVVDGRRMIMVGSNNYLGLTSHPRIKEAAIRAVERYGTGCAGSRALNGTLDLHHEVEAQLAKFKKKEAALLFAAGYQTNLGVISALVGKDDVSIIDRWDHASIIDGCRLAFGQTLKYRHNDMEDLERILASLQDKGKLIVVDGVFSMEGDIVKLPEIVQLARKYGARLMVDDAHATGVLGKDGRGTAEHFGLEDEVDIVMGTCSKSLASVGGFIASSHEVIHYLKHQARSMMFSASLPPACVATIGAAVEVIEQEPERRTQLWRNAQRVRDGLQEMGFDTGLSETPIIPVVIGDELQAFRTGRGLYEQGIFANVSVRSAVPEGRALIRTSYMATHTDAHIDRVLEGFRTVGRELGVI; encoded by the coding sequence ATGGACGTATTTGAGAAATGTCACCGTTACACCGACGCCAAGCAGGTCATGGCGGCCGGCCTCTATCCGTACTTCCAACCGATCCGGTCGGCCCAGGATCCCGAGGTCGTTGTGGACGGGCGACGCATGATCATGGTGGGATCCAACAACTACCTAGGTCTCACTTCCCACCCGCGAATCAAAGAGGCGGCCATCCGCGCGGTGGAACGATACGGCACCGGATGTGCCGGGTCCCGGGCCCTGAACGGCACCCTAGATCTCCACCACGAGGTGGAAGCTCAGCTGGCCAAGTTCAAGAAGAAAGAGGCAGCCCTCCTCTTCGCTGCCGGGTATCAGACTAACCTCGGGGTCATCTCTGCCCTAGTCGGCAAGGATGATGTATCCATCATCGACCGGTGGGACCACGCCAGCATCATCGACGGTTGTCGCCTCGCGTTCGGCCAGACCCTCAAGTATCGACACAATGATATGGAAGATCTCGAACGCATCCTCGCCTCTCTACAAGACAAGGGGAAGCTGATCGTGGTAGACGGGGTCTTCAGCATGGAGGGAGATATTGTCAAACTCCCCGAGATCGTCCAACTGGCCCGGAAGTATGGGGCCCGATTGATGGTGGATGACGCTCACGCCACCGGCGTGCTTGGCAAGGATGGGAGGGGAACCGCAGAACACTTCGGGTTGGAGGACGAAGTCGACATCGTCATGGGAACGTGTAGCAAGTCATTAGCTTCGGTGGGGGGCTTCATCGCATCGAGCCATGAGGTGATTCACTACCTCAAGCATCAAGCCCGATCCATGATGTTCAGTGCCTCTCTCCCCCCCGCCTGCGTGGCGACCATCGGAGCTGCCGTGGAAGTCATCGAGCAAGAGCCGGAGCGGCGGACGCAACTGTGGAGAAATGCCCAGCGGGTACGGGATGGCCTTCAAGAAATGGGATTCGACACGGGGCTTAGCGAAACGCCCATCATCCCCGTGGTCATCGGCGATGAACTGCAGGCTTTCCGCACGGGGCGCGGGCTCTATGAGCAAGGGATATTTGCCAACGTAAGTGTGAGGTCTGCCGTCCCCGAAGGACGGGCCCTGATTCGTACGAGCTACATGGCCACCCATACGGACGCGCACATCGATCGGGTCCTGGAGGGCTTTCGCACTGTCGGGAGGGAACTCGGGGTGATCTGA